The Xanthocytophaga agilis genome has a window encoding:
- a CDS encoding SMI1/KNR4 family protein — translation MCLPQNYPKPDTFECFQAGYRYDTITHKSLVGTNEGDFNKNWYVICSNYFDDPFYVDFSENDKEFPVYFSWHGAGNWMPVKVAETLSEFSNFLTIIKNIEADSQQAVKYLEEHSDLTNEFWKEVYVEYLEKAEEPINELQITDKSEWIKGKVIITDIGKDKLKLIQFIKDQLNLTPQQALVVSKQGEIEYKEGYLAHLKHIVNQLKAMGATAIFRPDPV, via the coding sequence ATGTGTCTTCCTCAAAACTATCCTAAACCGGATACGTTTGAGTGTTTTCAGGCAGGCTACAGGTATGATACTATCACACATAAGAGTTTAGTAGGAACTAATGAGGGGGATTTTAACAAGAACTGGTATGTAATCTGTTCCAACTACTTTGATGACCCTTTTTATGTGGACTTTTCAGAGAATGACAAGGAATTTCCGGTATATTTTTCATGGCATGGAGCCGGTAACTGGATGCCTGTAAAAGTAGCAGAAACATTATCAGAATTTTCTAATTTCCTGACAATCATCAAGAATATAGAAGCTGACTCACAACAAGCAGTAAAATATCTTGAAGAACATAGTGATCTTACCAATGAATTCTGGAAGGAGGTCTATGTGGAATATCTGGAAAAAGCTGAGGAACCTATTAATGAACTGCAAATAACAGACAAATCTGAATGGATTAAAGGAAAGGTCATTATCACAGACATTGGAAAAGATAAACTGAAGTTAATTCAATTCATCAAGGATCAATTGAACCTAACACCTCAACAGGCATTAGTCGTAAGTAAACAGGGAGAAATCGAATACAAAGAAGGGTATTTGGCCCACTTGAAACACATAGTTAACCAATTAAAGGCAATGGGTGCTACTGCTATATTCAGGCCCGACCCAGTTTAA